The following coding sequences lie in one Mycobacterium sp. Z3061 genomic window:
- a CDS encoding thioesterase domain-containing protein, which produces MQEVLAGIYTHILGVERVSANDSFFDLGGDSLSAMRLIAAANTTLNTNLRVTDLFDTPTLTALAHRITTHTQPAPHPNPSHRHRHPPIRHPRHQRHQLALPNPRPPPHHPPHRLHQTLTPHETPPHTLQQMAKNYAHRLITTHPHGPYHLIGWSFGGALAHQIAIELHHQGHTNTRLILLDAHPTLPPTTNPPDHQHTLHTLLTHHHTTIPKDLLPHITTNHNHNITLYQHHHPTTYPGPTLIIAAEHTPHLRKPPPQSRLPPPHLATPPHRTHHHPLHPLHPPPTPPPQHRHHLHPPHHQLPPIARLSRVSAAGGGLVPTRY; this is translated from the coding sequence GTGCAAGAAGTCCTGGCCGGGATCTACACCCACATCCTGGGGGTCGAGCGGGTCTCCGCCAACGACTCATTCTTCGACCTCGGCGGCGACTCCCTCTCAGCGATGCGTCTCATCGCCGCCGCCAACACCACCCTCAACACCAACCTTCGCGTCACCGACCTCTTCGACACCCCCACCCTCACCGCACTAGCGCACCGCATCACCACCCACACCCAACCCGCCCCCCATCCAAACCCTTCACACCGGCACCGGCACCCCCCTATTCGCCATCCACGCCACCAGCGGCATCAGCTGGCCCTACCAAACCCTCGCCCCCCACCTCACCACCCCCCTCATCGCCTCCACCAAACCCTCACACCCCACGAAACCCCACCCCACACCCTGCAACAAATGGCCAAAAACTACGCCCACCGCCTCATCACCACCCACCCCCACGGCCCCTACCACCTCATCGGCTGGTCCTTCGGCGGCGCACTAGCCCACCAAATCGCCATCGAACTCCACCACCAAGGCCACACCAACACCCGACTCATCCTGCTCGACGCACACCCCACCCTGCCCCCCACCACCAACCCCCCCGACCACCAACACACCCTCCACACCCTCCTAACCCACCACCACACCACCATCCCCAAAGACCTACTCCCCCACATCACCACCAACCACAACCACAACATCACCCTCTACCAACACCACCACCCCACCACCTACCCCGGCCCCACCCTCATCATCGCCGCCGAACACACCCCACACCTCCGAAAACCCCCACCCCAAAGCCGCCTACCTCCGCCACACCTGGCAACCCCACCTCACCGGACCCACCACCACCCACTCCACCCCCTGCACCCACCACCAACTCCTCCACCCCAACACCGTCACCACCTACACCCACCACATCACCAACTTCCTCCGATAGCGCGACTCAGTCGGGTCAGCGCAGCGGGTGGTGGTCTTGTGCCGACTCGGTACTGA
- a CDS encoding DNA polymerase IV, with protein MLHLDMDAFFASVEQLTRPTLRGRPVLVGGLGGRGVVAGASYESRVFGARSAMPMHQARRLVGVSAVVLPPRGVVYGVASRRVFDTVRSLVPVVEQLSFDEAFGEPSQLVGASASDAEEFCELLRRRVRDETGLIASVGAGSGKQIAKIASGLAKPDGIRVVGRTEERLLLDGLPVRRLWGIGPVAEEKLHRLGIETIGQLAALSDVEVANILGATIGPALHRLARGIDDRPVAERAEAKQISAESTFAADLTTLDQLREAIEPIAEHAHRRLLKDGRGARTVTVKLKKSDMSTLTRSATLPYATAEASALTAVARRLLLDPLQIGPIRLLGVGFSGLSDVRQESLFPELDLSPETEAHQDFETMRAALLTGQDGTSWRIGDDVTHPEFGHGWVQGAGHGVVTVRFETRGSGAGPARTFPIGTADLSAANPVESLDWSDYVGQLRDQEPDSVSSARPADTIGDQ; from the coding sequence GTGCTGCACCTGGACATGGACGCGTTCTTCGCGTCCGTGGAGCAACTCACCCGGCCGACCCTGCGGGGTCGTCCGGTGTTGGTGGGCGGCCTGGGTGGCCGTGGGGTGGTCGCCGGAGCCAGCTACGAATCGCGGGTATTCGGCGCCCGTTCGGCGATGCCGATGCACCAGGCCCGCCGGCTGGTTGGCGTCAGCGCGGTGGTGCTGCCGCCGCGGGGGGTGGTCTACGGCGTGGCCAGCCGCCGCGTCTTCGACACGGTCCGCAGCCTGGTGCCCGTGGTGGAGCAACTGTCGTTCGACGAGGCGTTCGGAGAGCCGTCGCAGTTGGTCGGGGCGTCGGCGTCGGACGCCGAGGAATTCTGCGAACTGCTGCGGCGGCGGGTTCGCGACGAGACCGGGTTGATCGCGTCGGTCGGCGCGGGCTCGGGCAAGCAGATCGCGAAGATCGCCTCGGGTCTGGCCAAGCCCGACGGCATTCGCGTGGTCGGCCGCACCGAGGAGAGGCTGCTGCTCGATGGTCTGCCGGTGCGGCGGCTGTGGGGCATCGGCCCGGTCGCCGAGGAGAAGTTGCACCGGCTCGGCATCGAGACCATCGGGCAACTGGCCGCGTTGAGCGACGTGGAGGTGGCCAACATCCTGGGCGCGACCATCGGACCCGCGTTGCACCGCCTGGCGCGCGGCATCGACGACCGCCCGGTCGCCGAACGCGCCGAAGCCAAACAGATCAGCGCCGAGTCCACCTTCGCAGCGGACCTGACCACCCTGGACCAGTTGCGGGAGGCGATTGAACCGATCGCCGAGCACGCGCACCGGCGGCTGCTCAAAGACGGGCGTGGCGCGCGCACGGTGACGGTGAAGCTGAAGAAATCCGACATGAGCACCCTGACCCGTTCGGCGACGCTGCCCTACGCGACGGCCGAAGCGAGTGCCCTGACGGCGGTGGCCCGCCGGCTGCTGTTGGATCCGTTGCAGATCGGTCCGATCCGCTTGCTGGGCGTGGGGTTTTCGGGTCTCAGCGATGTGCGCCAGGAATCGCTGTTTCCCGAGTTGGACCTGTCGCCCGAGACGGAGGCGCATCAGGATTTCGAGACGATGCGCGCCGCACTGCTCACCGGACAGGACGGGACGTCATGGCGGATCGGCGACGACGTCACGCATCCGGAGTTCGGTCACGGGTGGGTGCAGGGTGCGGGTCATGGTGTGGTCACCGTCCGATTCGAGACCCGCGGTTCGGGCGCGGGCCCGGCCCGGACGTTTCCCATCGGCACCGCTGACCTCAGCGCGGCCAACCCGGTTGAGAGCCTGGACTGGTCCGACTATGTCGGTCAACTGCGCGACCAGGAACCGGATTCGGTGTCCTCAGCCCGACCAGCCGACACCATCGGCGACCAGTAG
- a CDS encoding AMP-binding protein, with protein MSIPQVFAAHVAAHPQAPALTFGERPWTYQQLDRASTRLAHHLHIIHGAGPGSIVAMLLPRSDTAITAILAILKTGAAYLPIDPHHPPSRVAFMLSDTTPTAVLTTTTLAPHLPADTDIPVLTLDTLTDLVTDNPAPLPRRIPGIWRI; from the coding sequence GTGTCGATCCCGCAGGTGTTCGCGGCCCACGTGGCGGCCCACCCCCAGGCCCCGGCCCTGACGTTCGGGGAGCGGCCCTGGACCTACCAGCAGTTGGATCGGGCCAGCACCCGCCTGGCTCACCACCTGCACATCATCCACGGCGCCGGCCCGGGCAGCATCGTCGCAATGCTGCTCCCCCGCAGCGACACCGCCATCACCGCGATCCTGGCCATATTGAAGACCGGCGCCGCCTACCTGCCCATCGACCCCCACCACCCCCCGTCGCGGGTCGCCTTCATGCTGTCTGACACCACGCCCACCGCGGTCCTGACCACCACCACCCTGGCCCCTCATCTCCCTGCCGACACCGATATTCCGGTACTCACCCTGGACACCCTCACCGACCTGGTCACCGACAACCCCGCACCCCTACCCCGCCGGATTCCCGGGATCTGGCGTATTTGA